TAAAGATCATTTTAAAATTTTGCCTCAAATTCATGAATGGGCTACTGATCCATATCGAATAAAAGAGGGTGCACCTGTACACGAAAATTTCAGTTATTCGTCGGATAATAACACTGAATGGATGACAATTGAAGAACTAAGAATATGGATACAAAAACACAAGAAAGATTTTATCTTTTAAATACATTGATCATAGAGTTATTATGAAGAGAAGGCTTTGTGAAAAATATGATGTCGTATTTTATCCCCTATAGTCGGCAATGGATTGACGAAGCTGATATAAAAGCGGTCCAGGACATTTTGCAGTCCGATTATCTTACTCAGGGACCAGCCATTGAATTATTTGAAGACGCGATAAAACAAGTTACTGGTGCTAAATATTGTGTAGCAGTGTCTAATGCTACACAGGGTTTGCATATAGCTGTTGCGGCCCTTAAAATTGAAGAAGGTGCCGAAGGTATTACCACGCCGATTACCTTTGTGGCGTCTGCCAATTGCCTACTTACTAATAATCTGATACCGGTATTCGCCGATATTGATCCCAAGACATATAATATCTTTCCAAAAGAAATTGAAAAAAAGATAACAGCAAAAACAAGGGTTATTATTCCGGTTGACTTTGCAGGACAGGCTGTTGATATCGATTCCATTAGGCAAATCGCCGACAAACATCATCTATATATTGTGGAAGACGCCGCCCATGCGATAGGTTCAAATTACATTGATGGTAAGCCTGTTGGTTGCTGTCATAAAGCGGATATGACTATTTTTTCGTTTCATCCGGTGAAAACAATTACCTGTGGAGAAGGCGGCGCCATAACAACTAATAATGAACTTTTATATAAACGATTGTTAAAACTGCGAACCATAGGTATTACAAAGAATGCTGCCGAATTGAGTAAGAATCCCGGCCCTTGGTATTATGAGATGCAAAGTCTGAGTGGTAACTACCGCATGACCGATATTCAGGCTGCTTTAGGGTGCAGTCAGTTATCTAAATTAACCCTTTTTAAGCAGCGGCGCCGAGAGATTATAAATCGATATAATAC
The DNA window shown above is from Bacteroidales bacterium and carries:
- the pseC gene encoding UDP-4-amino-4,6-dideoxy-N-acetyl-beta-L-altrosamine transaminase, encoding MMSYFIPYSRQWIDEADIKAVQDILQSDYLTQGPAIELFEDAIKQVTGAKYCVAVSNATQGLHIAVAALKIEEGAEGITTPITFVASANCLLTNNLIPVFADIDPKTYNIFPKEIEKKITAKTRVIIPVDFAGQAVDIDSIRQIADKHHLYIVEDAAHAIGSNYIDGKPVGCCHKADMTIFSFHPVKTITCGEGGAITTNNELLYKRLLKLRTIGITKNAAELSKNPGPWYYEMQSLSGNYRMTDIQAALGCSQLSKLTLFKQRRREIINRYNTAFMDNPYIITPHEEKNNESCFHLYVLKIDFEKLGKTRKQVMEELREKGIGTQVHYIPVNSQPYYKERYGYKREDYPITEDYYDKTLSLPLYPKMNDRDIVYVIQHLATVLEIGKNLK